The nucleotide window ATTTCTCGTTAGAAATCAGTATTATACGCGCCATCAATCGGGTCGTTAGCTCAGTTGGTAGAGCAGTTGGCTTTTAACCAATTGGTCGTAGGTTCGAATCCTACACGACCCACCATACGCAGTACGAAAAAGCCCGCTACCAGAAATGGTCGCGGGCTTTTTCGTTTTCGGCATCCTGGGGCCGCTTTGCGGCCCTATCGCGACACAGCGCCCCCCTGCTTACTCAGCCCACTCCGGGTCGCCGGTGAACACCACCGTCAGCCAGCGGTCCGGCCCTTCGCCGCCTACGGCATCACCAATCTCGTTACGCCACGTATCCCATTCATCGATGGTCTTCGCGGCCATTGTCTTTGGCACGATGAAATACAACTCGATCTCCCGTGAGCGCCCGACCTTGGCGACATAGGCGCGGTACGACTGCAGCCCGTGGCGGGCGACGAAGGCCTTGGCCACTTCATCGACGTGCAGCTTGAGGTCGCCGGGGGTAACCAGAAAGATTTCAGATAGCGCCTGACGGACCACTGACAGCGGCAGCGGAATGATCACCAGGCACACCAGCGCCAGTACCGCCGGGTCGATGTACGGCGACACCCACTCCAGCGACGTGCCTTGCACCGCGTAACCAAAGCAGAAGGCGATCAACAGCGCGGCAGTGATGCTGGCCGACATCACCCAGCCCTTGACGTCCATGCGCACGAAGTCTGACTTCAGCTTGCGATTGGCGCGGGCTTCGACGACGGCGATGGTGACGCAGGTGATCACGGTCAGTACCGCATAGACCATGGCAATGCCGAACTCCAGGTGGCGGCCGCCTTCGAGCAGGCTGCTGACGGCGTTGATCAGCGCGTAGATGGCCACACCGCTTAGCAGGATGCCGTTGAGTGCCAGCACCATCGGTTCCAGGTGCCAGAAGCCCATGGTGAAGCGCTCGCGCAGCTTGCGCGACATTTGCACGCTGGTGGTGTGTGAGGTGATCAGCTTGACCACTACAAGCGACAGGCCGCTCATGCTGGCGTCGACCAACGAATACACGCCGTCGAAGACGATGGAGAACGACCCGGAAGCCAGGCCGAAGGCGATACCGATGGTGGCGATGAACAGGGTGACGGCAATCGAGGTACGTAACAGGCCCTGTTCGCTGGTGATGTCGAAGAAGGTGGATCGGGTTGGATTAGGCATAAGTTGTGCTCAAAATAACAATGGTGCGGTGCCTGTCAGGGCCTCATCGCGGGCACGCCCGCTCCCACAGGAACTGCACGGCCCCTTAGGGTTACGCCGAGCGTGTGGGAGCGGGCGTGCCCGCGAAGAGGCCCTGACAGGCTAAACGCGAAACTGCTCCATCAGCGCCTGCTGCTGGTTGGCCAGCCGGTTCAGGGCTTGGCTGATGCGTGCTGATTCATCGGCCTGCCCGGCCAGCGATTCTGTCACATCTCGAATGCCGGCCACGTTACGGTTCACTTCCTCGGCCACCGCGCTCTGCTCTTCCGCCGCCGAGGCAATCTGCAAGTTCATGTCGCTGATCACCGCCACGGCCTCGCCAATACGCTGCAGTGCCGGTAATGCCTGCTCCATGCGTGCGGCGCTGTCCTGGGCCTGGCGTTGGCCTGCATGCATGGCCCCCACCACATCCTGGGTACCTTGTTGCAGGCCTTCGATGACCTGGCGAATTTCCTCCACCGACACCTGCGTGCGCTGGGCCAGGCCGCGCACCTCATCGGCGACCACGGCAAAACCACGCCCGGCTTCGCCAGCGCGCGCAGCTTCGATGGCAGCATTGAGTGCCAGCAGGTTGGTCTGCTCGGCGATGGTGCGAATCACCTCCAGCACCGAGCCGATCTGGCCGCTGCGGCCTTCGAGTGCTCGCGCCTCGTCCATGGCCGTGTTCATGCCGGCAGCCAGGCGATCGATGCCCTCGCGGGTGCTGTCGATCAGTTGCAGGCCTTCGCGGCTGGCCTGGTCGGCGGCACGTGCGGCCTGGGCTGCTTGCGATGCGTTGTGGGCGACATCCAGGGCAGTGGCGCTCATCTCGTTGGCTGCCGTGGCTACTTGTTCGATTTCACGGTGCTGTTGCTGCATGCCATTGCTGGTCTGGCTGGCGATGGCGGCCGACTGGTCGGCGGTGCCACGGGCCTCCTGCAGCGAGCCTTTGACTTGGGCAATAACCGGCTGCAGCTTGTCGAGGAAGCGGTTGAACCAGTGGGTGAGCTGGCCCAGTTCGTCCTGGCGGGCGTAGTCCAGGCGGCGCGTGAGGTCGCCTTCACCGCTGGCAATGTCTTGCAGGCGTGCGGCCACGGCCAGGATTGGCCGGGTAACGCCGCGTGCGGTCAGCCACACCAGCAGCAAACCTGCGATGGCGGCGCCGAGGCCGATCAGCAGGCTGGTGAGGTTGGCATTCTGGTTGTGCGCATCCAGGCGCTGGTTTAGGGCCACGGCGGGTGCCTGCAGCACGCTTTCTGGCAGCTCCAGCAACACCTGCCAAGGCGCGGCGTCAGGGATGGGGGCGAAGGGGTGGGCTACGCGCAGCAGGCCGTCGGCCACCGTATTGTCCATGGGTTTGCCGAGCGCGCTGGCATCGCGGCTGTTGCCTGCCAGCAGGCCGGCTGCGCTGGCGATGCTGACATGGCCCTGGCCATCAAACAGCTCGCGGCGGCCGTCCAGGCTCAGTTGCTGCAGGTTGGCCAGGCCGATGTCCAGGCCGACCACGCCGACCACCTTGCCATGCTCCAGCAGCGGCAGGGCAATGCTGGTCATCAGCACTTGGCGGCCATTGACCTCGTCGAGGTAGGGTTCCAGCATGCAGGTACTGGCGGTGTCTTGCGGGCAGGTAAGCCAGCGGTTCTTCGCCGCGCCGTTGCTGCCGACGCTGGCATCGCCGAGCATCGCTTCTGGCATGGCCTCACGCTCCAGGGTGCCGGGGCGCGGCTGCGACCAGTACAACGAGAAACGCCCGCTTTCATTGCTGCCCAAGGCGTCCTGGCCGAGGTACTGGCTGTCCTGCTGGTCCAGCGCGTCGGGCTGGAACACCAGGTACAGGCCGATCACATCCGGGTTGCCGGCCAGGCTGGCACGGGCCTGGCGTGTCAGCTCGGCGCGAAGGTCACTGCCGCCTCGGGCCTTGAGCACCTGCACCATGCGGGCAAAGCCATTGCCGTACTGGTAGGCGTCCATGAAGTAGCGCTGCACCCGCAGGGCCTGGGTTTCGGCATGGGCCTGCAGGCGCTGGCGCGCGCTGCTGTCGAGCATGGCGGTGTTGGCCTGGTTGACCAGCGCAGCGCTACGCCGCGCCTGGGTCAGTGACGTGGCTACCAGCAGGGCGACGATGGCCAGCAGGCACAGGCCGGCGAGCAGGGTGATCTTCCACTGGATGGAGAGGCGACGCAGCGGCATGAGGGCTTTCCTTTTCGATCAAGTACAACGCCCGCGGTCAGGCGCGGGCGTTGTTGGCAGCGTGGGTCATTCGGCAACGTAGTTGGGCGGTGCCGACCGGAAGGCTTTGGTCAGCCAACCCAGGTAGATCAATCCGACCGCCGCCCAGATGCCGCCGAACATCAGCGAATGCGCGTTCAGGTCCAGCCACAGCGAGACGATGATGCAGAAACCTATGGTCGGCAGCACCAGGTACTTCAGCTGGTTGGCCAGGCCCCGGCGGTTGCCTTCGCGCAGGTAGCAGTGGTTGATCACGGACAGGTTGACGAAGCTGAACGCAACCAGCGCACCGAAGTTGATGATGGAGGTGGCGGTGACCAGGTCGAAGAAGATCGCCGACAGCGCAACCAGCCCCACCACGGCAATGTTCAGCACCGGCGTCTTGTAGCGCGAGTGCAGGCGGGCAAAGAGGCTGGCCGGGATCACGTTGTCGCGGCCCATCACGTACAGCAGGCGCGACACGCTGGTCTGGGAGGCCAGGCCCGACGCAATGGTGTTGATCACCGTGCAGGCGATGAAAATCGACTGGAACAGCTTGCCGCCAACGTACAGGGCGATTTCCGGCAGGGCCGCTTCCTGGTCGTGGAAGCGCGCCATGGTCGGGAAGTAGGCCTGGATGAAATACGACACGGTGATGAACACCACGCCACCGATCAGCGCGGTGAGGAAGATCGCCCGCGGGATGGTCTTGGCCGGGTCGCGGGTTTCTTCGGACAGGCAGGTGACCGCGTCGAAGCCCAGGAACGAGAAACACAGGATGGTCGCACCGGCAGCCAATGCACTCAGGTGCGTCTGGTTGTCGGCGAACGGCAGCAGGCTCCAGGTGGTGCCCAGCCCTTCACCCTGGCCCAGGCCGCGCACGCACAGGTAGATGAACACGGCGATGATCGCCACCTGCACGCCCACGAACAGCAGGTTGAAGTGCGCCACCAGGTTTACGCTGCGCATGTTGATCAGGCTGATCAGGCTGACGAAGCCGACCACCCATATCCACTCCGGTACTTCGGGGAACATGGCCGAGAGGTACAACTTGGCCAGCAGCGCGTTGACCATTGGCAGCAGCAGGTAATCCAGCAGCGACGACCAGCCGACCAGGAAGCCCACATGCGGGTTGATCGCGCGTTGGGTGTAGGTGTACGCCGAGCCCGACTGCGGGAAGCGCTTTACCAGGGTGCCGTAGCTCACGGCGGTGAACAGGATGCCCGCCAGCGCCAGGATGTAGGCGCTGGGCACATGGCCGGCGGTGATCCCGCTGACGATGCCGAAGGTGTCGAACACGGTCATCGGGGTCAGGTAGGCCAGGCCGATGATGATCACGTGCCAGAGGCGCAGGGTTTTGCGGAGTTGGCCGTTGCCGGAAGCGCTGTGATCAGGCTGCATGCTGGCATGGCTCCTGGGCGTAAACGGCGGGCACGGTGTATTGCGCATGCGGCAAGGGCGAGCGGGTGGGCTCCATGTTGTTCACCTTTTTTGTAGGAGCGGCGGAAGGCGCGGGGGGGGGACGCGCTAAGTGGTGAAAATAAAAAACGATGGGTAGGTTGGTGTCAAGTTAAACATGACAAGATGTTACCAAATTGAAATATTTATCGATTTATAAGGGGTTTTGTTCGGTTTTTGCGCGGTTTTTTGCGGTTTTGATCAATTCGAATGTTCGTAAAAATTAACGAGTGATGCTCCCTTTGAGGGGGCTCAGACGCCTCTGAAAAATGTGTTTTCTCTTTTCCGATCGGCCATCGTGTTCTGTCGCAGTGGTACTCTTCGCCTCCTGCGTGGCCTTTGTCGCCCAAGAAGCCCTTACGGACAATCGGTTCTATTCATGAAGAAATCAGTTGGCATCCTTTCCGGCCTGGCGATTGCCATTGCCGTCGCATCCACCACTGGTGCCTGGTACACCGGCAAGCAGTTACCTGCCGAGCTGGACAATGCCCTTGTCCGCAGCAATGCCGAGCTCAAGAAGGCCCTGGTGACCACCGGCGGCAGCATGAGCATCGAGCGGGTGTCGCTGGAGCAGCATTTCTTCAGCAGTACCGCCCAGTACCGGCTCAAGGCCCGCGATATCAACGTGGGTGAAGGCGAGGTAGTGAGTTTCGACGTGGGCGTGACCGACCAGATCGAGCACGGGCCGTTTCCCTGGTCGCGGGTAAAGGCGTTGAAGCTGATGCCGGTGATGGCGGTCAGCAACAGCACCTTGCAGAAGGACGATGCCACCGCAGCGTGGTTCGCCGCTGCAGGCGAGCAGGCCCCGGTCAGCGCACAGACCAGCCTGGGTTACGGCGGCAGTGTGGTCAGCCAGGTCCGGCTGGCGCCGGTCAAGCTCGACGAGGCTGACGGCAACAGCCTCGACTTCTCTGGCATGCAGCTGGAAGTCAGTGGCGACAAGGAAGGCAAGGCGTCGAAGTTCCACGGCCAGGCCGACCGTTTCGTGATGAAACTTGTGCGCGATGACCAGCCGCCGGCCACGTTCGAACTCAAAGGCCTGAAGGTTGATGGCAACCTTCAGGCCACCGCGCACGACGCCATCTATGTGGGCAATGTCGACCTGGCGCTGGCCGAAACCAAGGTCACCCTGGGGCCGAAGCAGCAAGTGCTGCTGATCAACGGCCTGGAGCAGAATGTCCTGCAAACCCTGGACGGCCCGGATGCCGTGGGTGGTCGCGTGGAGTACAAGGTCGGCGACATCACCTGGGATGGCCGCGCGGTGGGCAAGGCGCACATGCTGGTGAGTGTCAATTCGGTCAACGCACCGGCATTGCAGGCATTGTCGAAGTGGTACCAGGCGCACCTGCCGGAGTTCGAGGCGGCCGCTGCAGCCGGTCAGCCTGTGCCGCAGATCCAGATGGATGACGCAGAGAAGGCCCGGTTCCAGGGTGATCTGCGGCAACTGCTGGCCGCCAAGCCCAAGGTGGCGATAGAAAACCTGTCGTTCAAGACCGCCAATGGCGAGAGCCGTTTCAACCTGTCGATGAACTTCGCCGCCCCGGCCAGTTTCGACTTGCCGCCGGACCAGTTGAGCAAGCAACTGATCACCGAGGTGAAGAGCAAGCTGTCGCTGTCCAAACCGATGATGGGTGACCTGGCGACCTTGCAGGCGCTGCTGGACGGCCAGACCGACGCCCAGGCGATTGCCATGCAGTCGAGCCAGGCGGGGGAGATGGTCGGCATGATGGCGCTGCAGAGTGGCCTGGCCACCGTTGAAGGCAACGATGTGGTGAGCAGCCTGCACTATGCCGATGGCATGGTCGATTTCAACGGCAAGAAGATGACAGTGGAAGAGTTCGCCATGCTCATGGCAGCGCACCTGGCAGCACTGTCGCCGCAGGGTTGATTGATTGAACCTGTACCGGCCTTTTCGCGGGCATGCCCGCGAAGAGGCCAGCACAGGCAACACAAAAACCACTTTAGTAATCGCTGGATTATCTGTAGCCTTCGGCCTCCGATAATAATCCGCGCCCGCAGAGGGCCGTGGCGGCCTGCGTACCGTCCGGCACCCTTAGCCGATCTGCCAGGGCCGGGTGATACACTCGATTTGACGCGCACGCGCGCCTGCAGGTCCAGCGATCATGACCCAGATTTCCGAACGCCTGTTGGTTCAGGCCCACCTCGACGCCAAGCAGCCCAACCCGCTGACAGCCGAGCAGGAGGCCGAATACCGTGCGGCCATCGCTGCCGAGCTCAAGGCTCAGAATGCCGTGCTGGTTGCCCACTATTACTGCGACCCGGTCATCCAGGCCCTGGCTGAGGAAACCGGCGGCTGCGTGTCCGACTCGCTGGAAATGGCCCGCTTCGGCAAGAATCACCCGGCCGAAACGGTGATCGTGGCCGGTGTGCGCTTCATGGGCGAGACCGCGAAAATCCTCACCCCGGAAAAGCGCGTGCTGATGCCAACCCTGGAGGCCACCTGCTCGCTTGACCTGGGCTGCCCGGTAGAAGAGTTCTCAGCCTTCTGCGACCAGCACCCTGAGCGCACTGTGGTGGTGTACGCCAACACTTCCGCTGCCGTGAAGGCCCGTGCCGACTGGGTGGTGACTTCAAGCTGCGCGCTGGAAATCGTCGAAAGCCTGATGGATAACGGCGAAACCATCATCTGGGGCCCGGACCAGCACCTGGGCCGTTACATCCAGAAGCAAACCGGTGCCGACATGCTGCTGTGGGACGGTGCCTGCATCGTTCACGAAGAGTTCAAGTCGCGCCAGCTGGCCGATATGAAGGCGCTGTACCCGGACGCAGCGATCCTGGTGCACCCTGAATCGCCAGAAGCGGTGATCGAGTTGGCCGATGCGGTGGGCTCCACCAGCCAGTTGATCAAGGCGGCGCAGACCCTGCCGAACAAGACCTTCATCGTCGCCACCGACCGCGGCATCTTCTACAAGATGCAGCAGCTGTGCCCGGACAAGGAATTCGTCGAAGCCCCCACCGCCGGCAACGGCGCGGCATGCCGCAGCTGTGCACATTGCCCGTGGATGGCGATGAACACCCTGGAGCGGGTGCTGGATTGCCTGCGTAATGGCAGCAACGAGATTTTTGTCGACCCGGCGCTGGTGCCCAAGGCGATCAGGCCGCTGAACCGCATGCTGGACTTCACCCAGGCGGCGCGCCTGAAGCTTTCCGGTAACGCCTGAAAATGCTGGGGCGCAAAGCGCCCCCAGATTCTCAGCGCCCCATCATTTCCCGAACCATACGCTGCTGCTCCAGGATCTCGCGCTGGCGCTGGTCGATCTGCGACGCCAGCGGGAAGTTGCCGCCCGCCCGGCGCTTGGCGTAATCCAGCTGCTGGATCGCCTGGTCAAAGTCCCCTACCAACGTGAAGAACTCGGCTCGAGCCCGGTGCAAGCCAATGGTATTGCCCGACAAACCCCGCACTTCAGCCATGTCGTACCAGACGTCCGGGTCATCCGGCCGGCTCTTGATCAGCTCGTTCAATATCTTCTCCGCCTCGGTCGGCTTGCTCTGCTTCACCAGCAGATCGGCACGCACCTGTTTAAGCGGGTAGTTGCCCGGGTACAGCCCCTGCATCCGCTCGGCCCGCTGCTGCGCGTCGGCCAGGCGGTTGTTGGTGATGTCCAGGTCGATCTGCGCCAGGTTGTAGGTGATGTCGTTGGGGGCCTTGGCCAGCAACGGCTTCAGGTTTTCGCGCGCTTCGTTCAGCTGGCCGCCCTTGATTTGCGCCAGGGCCAGGCCATAGCGTGCAGCGTCAAGTTTCGGGTCTTCGTCGAGTTGGGAGCGGAAGCGCTTGGCTGCCAGGCCGGGTGTTTCTTCATAGGTCAGGGCCACGCGCGCGCGAATCAGCTGATAGCGCTGGCTGTCCTCGACACCGCCCTTGGGCGCCTGTTCGGCACGGTTGCGGGTGTCAGCGATACGCGATTCGGTCACCGGGTGAGTCAGCAGAAATTCCGGCGGCTTGGCGCCGTAG belongs to Pseudomonas putida NBRC 14164 and includes:
- a CDS encoding cation diffusion facilitator family transporter → MPNPTRSTFFDITSEQGLLRTSIAVTLFIATIGIAFGLASGSFSIVFDGVYSLVDASMSGLSLVVVKLITSHTTSVQMSRKLRERFTMGFWHLEPMVLALNGILLSGVAIYALINAVSSLLEGGRHLEFGIAMVYAVLTVITCVTIAVVEARANRKLKSDFVRMDVKGWVMSASITAALLIAFCFGYAVQGTSLEWVSPYIDPAVLALVCLVIIPLPLSVVRQALSEIFLVTPGDLKLHVDEVAKAFVARHGLQSYRAYVAKVGRSREIELYFIVPKTMAAKTIDEWDTWRNEIGDAVGGEGPDRWLTVVFTGDPEWAE
- the mcpU gene encoding methyl-accepting chemotaxis protein McpU — its product is MPLRRLSIQWKITLLAGLCLLAIVALLVATSLTQARRSAALVNQANTAMLDSSARQRLQAHAETQALRVQRYFMDAYQYGNGFARMVQVLKARGGSDLRAELTRQARASLAGNPDVIGLYLVFQPDALDQQDSQYLGQDALGSNESGRFSLYWSQPRPGTLEREAMPEAMLGDASVGSNGAAKNRWLTCPQDTASTCMLEPYLDEVNGRQVLMTSIALPLLEHGKVVGVVGLDIGLANLQQLSLDGRRELFDGQGHVSIASAAGLLAGNSRDASALGKPMDNTVADGLLRVAHPFAPIPDAAPWQVLLELPESVLQAPAVALNQRLDAHNQNANLTSLLIGLGAAIAGLLLVWLTARGVTRPILAVAARLQDIASGEGDLTRRLDYARQDELGQLTHWFNRFLDKLQPVIAQVKGSLQEARGTADQSAAIASQTSNGMQQQHREIEQVATAANEMSATALDVAHNASQAAQAARAADQASREGLQLIDSTREGIDRLAAGMNTAMDEARALEGRSGQIGSVLEVIRTIAEQTNLLALNAAIEAARAGEAGRGFAVVADEVRGLAQRTQVSVEEIRQVIEGLQQGTQDVVGAMHAGQRQAQDSAARMEQALPALQRIGEAVAVISDMNLQIASAAEEQSAVAEEVNRNVAGIRDVTESLAGQADESARISQALNRLANQQQALMEQFRV
- a CDS encoding APC family permease — protein: MQPDHSASGNGQLRKTLRLWHVIIIGLAYLTPMTVFDTFGIVSGITAGHVPSAYILALAGILFTAVSYGTLVKRFPQSGSAYTYTQRAINPHVGFLVGWSSLLDYLLLPMVNALLAKLYLSAMFPEVPEWIWVVGFVSLISLINMRSVNLVAHFNLLFVGVQVAIIAVFIYLCVRGLGQGEGLGTTWSLLPFADNQTHLSALAAGATILCFSFLGFDAVTCLSEETRDPAKTIPRAIFLTALIGGVVFITVSYFIQAYFPTMARFHDQEAALPEIALYVGGKLFQSIFIACTVINTIASGLASQTSVSRLLYVMGRDNVIPASLFARLHSRYKTPVLNIAVVGLVALSAIFFDLVTATSIINFGALVAFSFVNLSVINHCYLREGNRRGLANQLKYLVLPTIGFCIIVSLWLDLNAHSLMFGGIWAAVGLIYLGWLTKAFRSAPPNYVAE
- a CDS encoding YdgA family protein — protein: MKKSVGILSGLAIAIAVASTTGAWYTGKQLPAELDNALVRSNAELKKALVTTGGSMSIERVSLEQHFFSSTAQYRLKARDINVGEGEVVSFDVGVTDQIEHGPFPWSRVKALKLMPVMAVSNSTLQKDDATAAWFAAAGEQAPVSAQTSLGYGGSVVSQVRLAPVKLDEADGNSLDFSGMQLEVSGDKEGKASKFHGQADRFVMKLVRDDQPPATFELKGLKVDGNLQATAHDAIYVGNVDLALAETKVTLGPKQQVLLINGLEQNVLQTLDGPDAVGGRVEYKVGDITWDGRAVGKAHMLVSVNSVNAPALQALSKWYQAHLPEFEAAAAAGQPVPQIQMDDAEKARFQGDLRQLLAAKPKVAIENLSFKTANGESRFNLSMNFAAPASFDLPPDQLSKQLITEVKSKLSLSKPMMGDLATLQALLDGQTDAQAIAMQSSQAGEMVGMMALQSGLATVEGNDVVSSLHYADGMVDFNGKKMTVEEFAMLMAAHLAALSPQG
- the nadA gene encoding quinolinate synthase NadA, whose amino-acid sequence is MTQISERLLVQAHLDAKQPNPLTAEQEAEYRAAIAAELKAQNAVLVAHYYCDPVIQALAEETGGCVSDSLEMARFGKNHPAETVIVAGVRFMGETAKILTPEKRVLMPTLEATCSLDLGCPVEEFSAFCDQHPERTVVVYANTSAAVKARADWVVTSSCALEIVESLMDNGETIIWGPDQHLGRYIQKQTGADMLLWDGACIVHEEFKSRQLADMKALYPDAAILVHPESPEAVIELADAVGSTSQLIKAAQTLPNKTFIVATDRGIFYKMQQLCPDKEFVEAPTAGNGAACRSCAHCPWMAMNTLERVLDCLRNGSNEIFVDPALVPKAIRPLNRMLDFTQAARLKLSGNA
- a CDS encoding M48 family metalloprotease, whose protein sequence is MNLLRPTLLTLACLMALPGHADDLPSLGDASSAIVSPQQEHQLGRAWLSLLRGQVNQLNDPQLKDYVETTVYRLAETSQLQDRRLEFILIDSRELNAFAAPGGIVGVNGGLFLNARTEGEYASVLAHELAHLSQRHFARGVEAQQRMQLPMMAALLAGIVLAAGGAGDAGIGMIAGTQAAAIQEQRRFSRQNEQEADRIGIQNLEKAGYDPRNMPTMFERLAQQYRYGAKPPEFLLTHPVTESRIADTRNRAEQAPKGGVEDSQRYQLIRARVALTYEETPGLAAKRFRSQLDEDPKLDAARYGLALAQIKGGQLNEARENLKPLLAKAPNDITYNLAQIDLDITNNRLADAQQRAERMQGLYPGNYPLKQVRADLLVKQSKPTEAEKILNELIKSRPDDPDVWYDMAEVRGLSGNTIGLHRARAEFFTLVGDFDQAIQQLDYAKRRAGGNFPLASQIDQRQREILEQQRMVREMMGR